A single window of Liolophura sinensis isolate JHLJ2023 chromosome 6, CUHK_Ljap_v2, whole genome shotgun sequence DNA harbors:
- the LOC135467149 gene encoding uncharacterized protein LOC135467149, giving the protein MSEFDENEEVVPAILTSVKQEPDCSLLTDPDDSENNANYSQGYSIQESDDTDMDYIITTQEGTPLFDSRDPSPVKPKSKSKRRRHDEESPNSRVKRRKRCGECGPCQVKENCGTCIQCQRRSVLKQSCIYRKCLYLRKPSKFRVPSTDCSLESQNSMEYTTNEDVLLPDDTALLERPMVLLSPESQDDHLPEGEAENMNYAPAEEDALNTDVVAVEKICEPMKEPTQTVPDAQTVHPVKPHPPGEDEEDKGLSSEDFFQKRIINADRDEDGLSEHPVSAHSPEPLLTGSDLHMPQRELLRKKILERKLSVDGAVPQGSLQAFGRRNSDPLIEVPSGVDTAVSTTKEPQDDRIIIKDILEKVPYSKNKTKGRSHKSERQTSICAKWTKMHSGSLDKRSRSHRSSASPASVQSNPNRDMPYDNVHPDHALRIPNMASPCFDVGAPRFPYHMMGSSASGLHAPSVNSIPFLRGFDSGPYPPRMIYYPRDPRSSPAEMYGPSPHGFRPVYPGQVPAMYPPSNRPEGSRSSTPPLRIEDSTRFSAGYMSDSQSQKSFGTPEPPRHCPPLKDSRGLNPAKSSADTQRQYQQPINLHRQQHPVVSPDAQRLPPVIDVRGQSHPAYLQDGHRLGPVPNSATSDVHRHSQISPFSDQRRLPSPDFNAYRYGLRPEYVRFPPQPPEGLPQSSARSNRFSPSPSPKERSPHQSMMDGCTYPGGQPPPPRLFSPWMPHGIPFGMHFPGGYPAYAPRYPMEMVRGIPGAPMGPPYFPRFPGPLPMDSLGRGLDDLEPGEVRRFPPAQPPPPSDGPRPELPPPRQPTPPSANSGKQSPVPAKDKTTAKPPMDAHLKRYLDDVYKNFTCHPSRPSSLPNKTDGQLSEQSSSLPDYEREMISIDDFHVSAYIRADGTNSVEIEFDQNSLVEDTQSPASCDLTSAPNSQYTADAGNSVPAIKEILVDGKPFLVGLSGTVEDSVVLRQDLGDEGVVQIELPGEKFKVENILLNPDILASSSNVDRLLQFLSKKVDLQVSTV; this is encoded by the coding sequence ATGTCTGAGTTCGATGAGAACGAGGAAGTTGTACCCGCGATTCTGACATCTGTCAAACAGGAGCCAGACTGCAGTCTTCTCACAGACCCAGACGACAGTGAAAACAATGCCAACTACTCGCAGGGCTACTCCATTCAGGAGTCGGATGATACAGATATGGACTATATTATCACAACACAGGAGGGTACGCCGTTGTTTGATTCCAGAGACCCATCACCAGTCAAACCAAAATCCAAGTCAAAGAGAAGGAGACATGATGAAGAATCTCCAAACAGCAGGGTTAAACGTAGAAAGCGATGTGGCGAATGTGGTCCTTGTCAGGTCAAAGAAAACTGCGGCACCTGCATCCAATGCCAGCGGCGAAGTGTGTTGAAACAGAGCTGTATATACAGGAAGTGCTTGTACCTGAGGAAACCCTCCAAATTTAGAGTGCCCTCAACAGACTGTTCACTGGAGTCTCAGAATTCCATGGAGTACACGACAAACGAAGATGTTCTTCTTCCAGATGACACTGCATTACTGGAGAGACCGATGGTGCTATTGTCCCCAGAAAGCCAGGATGACCACCTCCCGGAAGGTGAAGCAGAAAACATGAACTACGCTCCTGCTGAAGAGGATGCTCTCAATACAgatgttgttgctgttgagaAAATATGTGAACCCATGAAAGAACCTACTCAAACTGTTCCTGATGCACAGACTGTCCATCCTGTCAAACCTCATCCTCCAGGTGAGGATGAAGAGGACAAAGGATTGAGCTCTGAGGACTTCTTTCAAAAGAGGATAATAAATGCTGACAGAGATGAAGATGGTCTGTCAGAACACCCAGTTTCTGCACATTCTCCTGAGCCTCTCTTGACTGGCAGTGACCTTCACATGCCTCAACGCGAACTGCTACGGAAGAAGATTCTAGAACGCAAGCTCTCTGTAGACGGAGCAGTACCCCAAGGTTCTCTTCAAGCATTTGGGCGACGCAATTCTGATCCTTTGATAGAGGTGCCTAGTGGGGTAGACACAGCAGTGTCAACCACAAAAGAGCCTCAAGATGATCGCATTATTATTAAAGATATCCTGGAAAAGGTACCGTactcaaaaaataaaacaaaagggCGATCTCATAAAAGTGAAAGGCAGACGAGCATTTGTGCAAAATGGACTAAGATGCATTCAGGCTCACTTGACAAGAGATCAAGGAGCCATAGGTCTAGTGCTTCACCTGCAAGTGTTCAAAGTAACCCTAACAGGGACATGCCTTACGATAATGTGCACCCGGATCATGCGTTGCGCATCCCTAATATGGCTTCGCCCTGCTTTGATGTGGGAGCACCGAGATTCCCTTATCATATGATGGGATCTAGTGCTTCTGGCCTGCATGCACCTTCAGTGAACTCCATCCCATTTCTGAGAGGATTTGATTCGGGGCCCTATCCTCCTAGAATGATCTATTACCCCAGAGATCCTCGGTCATCCCCAGCAGAGATGTATGGCCCTTCACCCCATGGTTTTAGACCTGTATACCCTGGTCAGGTTCCAGCCATGTACCCACCCTCTAACAGACCTGAGGGTTCAAGGTCATCAACTCCACCTTTGAGAATCGAGGACAGTACACGATTTTCTGCAGGGTATATGTCAGATTCGCAGAGCCAGAAGTCATTTGGGACACCTGAACCTCCCAGGCACTGTCCACCCCTTAAAGATTCTCGAGGGCTTAATCCTGCAAAATCTTCTGCAGATACTCAAAGGCAATATCAGCAGCCGATCAACTTACACCGGCAACAGCATCCAGTGGTCAGCCCAGATGCTCAGAGGCTTCCACCAGTAATTGATGTAAGAGGACAATCACATCCAGCTTATCTGCAAGATGGTCACAGACTGGGTCCAGTCCCTAATTCAGCCACATCTGATGTGCACAGACATTCGCAAATCTCACCCTTCTCAGATCAGAGGAGACTTCCTTCTCCTGATTTCAATGCATATAGATATGGACTTAGACCAGAGTATGTCCGATTCCCTCCACAACCCCCAGAAggacttcctcagagctctgcCAGATCCAATCGGTTCAGTCCCAGCCCCAGCCCCAAGGAGCGGTCTCCCCACCAGTCCATGATGGATGGTTGTACCTATCCTGGTGGTCAGCCACCACCGCCGCGGTTGTTCAGTCCATGGATGCCACATGGTATTCCATTTGGCATGCATTTCCCAGGTGGTTACCCTGCGTATGCACCTCGATATCCCATGGAAATGGTGCGTGGGATTCCTGGTGCACCCATGGGACCTCCCTATTTCCCACGGTTCCCAGGCCCTCTTCCGATGGATAGCTTGGGTCGTGGATTGGATGACTTGGAACCTGGAGAGGTGCGTAGGTTTCCTCCTGCACAACCACCTCCTCCTTCGGACGGTCCCAGGCCAGAGTTACCCCCACCGCGACAACCAACCCCTCCATCAGCGAACTCAGGCAAACAATCCCCTGTCCCAGCAAAGGACAAGACTACTGCTAAGCCACCCATGGATGCCCACTTGAAACGATATTTGGATGATGTGTACAAGAACTTCACTTGTCACCCTTCAAGACCGTCATCTTTACCAAACAAAACTGATGGTCAGCTCAGTGAACAGTCATCCAGTCTGCCTGACTATGAGCGAGAAATGATCAGCATTGATGACTTCCACGTGAGTGCCTACATTCGAGCAGATGGCACGAACAGTGTGGAAATAGAATTTGACCAAAATTCCCTGGTGGAAGATACCCAAAGTCCAGCTTCATGTGATCTTACATCTGCACCAAATTCCCAGTACACTGCTGATGCAGGTAACTCTGTACCGGCAATCAAAGAAATTCTTGTGGACGGAAAGCCTTTCCTGGTTGGACTGAGTGGTACAGTGGAGGACAGTGTTGTGCTGAGACAGGATCTGGGGGATGAAGGTGTAGTGCAAATAGAGCTTCCAGGGGAGAAGTTTAAAGTGGAAAATATTCTTTTGAATCCTGATATTCTTGCTTCCTCCAGCAATGTTGATAGACTGCTTCAGTTTCTTTCTAAGAAAGTAGACCTGCAAGTCAGCACAGTCTAA
- the LOC135467148 gene encoding transmembrane anterior posterior transformation protein 1 homolog, producing the protein MAADDRGDSRVEDISPQRREISSSKKGKGQSLLNYLTAELSRGYLLERDEAKYTEKRERVYSFMKTPKALERFLFYGFLQCVDAFLFIFTFLPLRIFLALLRVLTHPCGILISGSRKILEPAQMCDVLKGIVLIACCFILNYVDTSMMYHIVRGQAVIKLYIFYNMLEVADKLLSSFGQDILDTLFWTATEPRARKREHFGVIPHLLLAVFYVFIHSMLTMFQATVLNVAFNSHNKSLLTIMMSNNFVEIKGNVFRRMDKNNLFQLSCSDAKERFFLFILLFLVFIRNMKEFDWSTEHLWVLLPDAVIVLMAEFFVDWFKHAFVTKFNEISSDVYHDFTVSLAYDMSISRQKYAFTDHSDLVSRRMTFTPLPLACLVIHIVSKSVKVSGWVGVAIFVVGYFCLITLKLLTSIIILGRACELIRQHKAATKSAKEELVNSSVMSDKTTIPRSKSFSQPSGVSAMDIVSRKSENKFNVEHQPSINSQMLFSNSTVSIDSIALNEEVSERSVKAGSQNRFEATDPFGPPDTQEGASLPAKLNSGFPDVSAAGFKKISRTVSLPSQSIPVVIKEQEGEDSPKLPASVRSENDF; encoded by the exons ATGGCAGCAGACGACAGAGGTGATTCCCGTGTAGAGGATATTTCGCCTCAAAGAAGGGAAATTTCCTCGTCGAAGAAAG GAAAAGGCCAGTCCTTGCTGAATTATTTGACAGCTGAACTAAGTCGTGGATATCTGCTGGAGAGGGATGAAGCCAAATATACAGAAAAACGTGAGCGTGTCTACAGCTTCATGAAAACACCCAAAGCTCTGGAGAGG TTCTTATTTTATGGCTTTCTACAGTGTGTGGATGCATTTCTCTTTATCTTCACTTTCCTACCTCTGAGGATATTTCTAGCACTGCTCAGAGTTTTGACACATCCATGTGGGATTTTAATATCAGG ATCAAGGAAGATTTTGGAGCCAGCtcagatgtgtgatgtgttaaaAGGAATCGTTCTCATCGCCTGTTGTTTTATCCTGAACTATGTTGACACCTCCATGATGTACCATATAGTGAGAGGCCAGGCTGTCATTAAACTCTACATCTTTTACAACATGCTAGAG GTAGCAGACAaacttttgtcttcatttggtcaAGATATTTTAGACACTTTGTTCTGGACAGCAACAGAACCACGAGCCAGAAAGAGAGAACACTTTGGTGTCATCCCACATCTTCTTCTAGCTGTATTCTATGTTT tcattcattcaatgcTGACTATGTTTCAAGCTACTGTGTTAAATGTTGCATTCAACTCCCACAACAAATCTCTTCTCACAATTATGATGTCAAACAAT TTTGTAGAAATCAAAGGCAATGTGTTCCGGCGTATGGACAAGAACAACCTATTCCAGCTGTCCTGTAGTGATGCCAAAGAGAGGTTCTTCCTCTTCATTCTACTTTTCCTGGTGTTCATTCGCAACATGAAAGAATTTGATTGGAGCACAG AGCACCTGTGGGTACTACTGCCAGATGCTGTAATTGTCCTGATGGCTGAATTCTTCGTGGATTGGTTTAAACATGCCTTCGTCACAAAGTTCAATGAAATCAGTTCAGAT GTTTACCATGATTTCACTGTCAGCTTGGCATATGACATGTCCATTAGCAGACAGAAATAT GCATTCACAGACCACTCTGACCTTGTCTCCAGGCGAATGACTTTCACCCCATTACCACTGGCCTGCCTTGTCATCCACATTGTCTCCAAATCCGTGAAAGTCTCCGGGTGGGTGGGAGTGGCCATCTTTGTTGTAGGCTATTTCTG CTTGATCACACTGAAGTTATTAACAAGCATCATAATCCTGGGAAGGGCTTGTGAACTGATACGACAACACAAAGCGGCCACAAAGAGCGCTAAAGAGGAACTGGTCAACAGTTCTGTCATGTCTGACAAGACCACAATTCCCAGAAGTAAAAGTTTCTCCCAGCCCTCTGGTGTCTCCGCCATGGACATTGTCAGCCGTAAAAGTGAGAATAAATTCAATGTGGAGCACCAGCCTTCCATAAACTCTCAGATGCTGTTTTCTAACAGTACGGTCAGTATCGACAGCATCGCTCTCAACGAGGAGGTCTCAGAGAGGTCTGTGAAGGCAGGCTCTCAGAACAGGTTTGAGGCCACAGACCCATTTGGCCCCCCAGATACCCAAGAGGGAGCCAGTTTACCAGCCAAGCTGAACTCTGGTTTTCCTGATGTCAGCGCTGctggatttaaaaaaatcagtCGGACAGTTTCACTGCCATCACAGAGTATCCCCGTTGTTATCAAAGAGCAGGAAGGAGAGGATTCGCCGAAGCTTCCAGCATCAGTGAGGAGTGAAAACGATTTCTGA